Proteins encoded together in one uncultured Flavobacterium sp. window:
- a CDS encoding cytochrome C oxidase subunit IV family protein, with translation MSHDHAYVSNTKRIWFVFALLSVVTTVEVFLGIYKPGVLELNHFVGLNLLNWVFYILTIFKAYYIVWAFMHMEGEKSSLRWAVVSPVIFLVLYLLFILLTEGHYIYGVFKDSTIKWNF, from the coding sequence ATGTCACACGATCACGCATACGTATCAAATACAAAAAGAATCTGGTTTGTTTTTGCCTTATTGTCAGTTGTAACAACAGTTGAAGTTTTCCTTGGTATCTATAAACCCGGTGTTTTAGAACTTAATCATTTTGTAGGTTTGAATTTATTGAACTGGGTATTTTATATTCTTACAATATTCAAAGCATATTATATAGTATGGGCATTTATGCACATGGAAGGTGAAAAAAGCAGTCTTAGGTGGGCGGTTGTATCACCAGTTATTTTCCTAGTTTTATATTTATTGTTTATTCTTTTGACAGAAGGACATTATATTTATGGGGTTTTTAAAGATTCTACTATTAAATGGAATTTTTAA
- a CDS encoding SCO family protein: MFKNKSYIGISFIILIFGIYAVPKIVDRIKNGEVVKGNRLDNVGLKTSKSDAKLLTIGPAPKFELTNQNNAKISNETYKGKVYVLEFFFTTCPSICPKMNLSMLEIEKTFFGNPNFGIVSITIDPGHDTPQVLKDHAKLLGAKSSNWNFLTGDKATIMNLSNKGFNLYAGENEKVNGGFEHSGLFALIDKDGNIRCRKDDFGNPILYYDGLDKKGVREIQEDIKILLEE; this comes from the coding sequence ATGTTTAAAAATAAATCATATATCGGAATTTCGTTTATCATTTTAATCTTTGGGATTTATGCTGTGCCGAAAATCGTGGACAGAATAAAAAATGGCGAAGTGGTAAAAGGGAATCGTTTGGATAATGTAGGTTTGAAGACTTCAAAATCTGATGCTAAATTATTAACAATTGGTCCGGCTCCTAAGTTTGAATTAACAAACCAGAATAATGCTAAAATTTCAAATGAAACCTACAAAGGAAAAGTTTATGTTTTAGAATTTTTCTTTACTACATGTCCATCAATTTGTCCGAAGATGAATTTAAGCATGTTAGAAATTGAGAAAACTTTTTTTGGTAATCCTAATTTCGGAATTGTTTCTATAACTATTGATCCGGGTCATGATACGCCTCAGGTCTTAAAAGATCATGCTAAGCTTTTAGGAGCAAAATCTTCAAACTGGAATTTCCTTACGGGAGATAAAGCAACGATTATGAATTTGTCAAACAAAGGATTTAACTTGTATGCTGGCGAAAATGAGAAAGTAAATGGTGGTTTCGAGCACTCAGGTTTGTTTGCTTTAATTGATAAAGACGGAAATATTCGTTGTAGAAAAGATGATTTTGGAAATCCAATTTTATACTACGATGGACTTGATAAAAAAGGAGTAAGAGAGATTCAGGAAGATATTAAGATTTTATTAGAAGAATAA
- a CDS encoding DUF420 domain-containing protein, which yields MEDNSLEKKFSKFIVAVSIVIPVVVGILFGIKLKDFGIAVEPLSFLPPIYATTNGVTAIVLVWAVIAIKNGKRELHERLMTFAIGLSVAFLVMYVAYHMTADSTKFGDLNHDGILDLTETVKIGALRYVYFFILITHILLSIVIIPLVLITYVRALAKRFDRHKKIAKITFPLWLYVAVTGVVVYLMIAPYYAH from the coding sequence ATGGAAGATAATTCATTAGAAAAAAAGTTTAGTAAGTTTATTGTTGCGGTTTCGATTGTAATTCCGGTTGTGGTTGGAATTTTATTCGGAATTAAATTAAAAGATTTCGGAATTGCTGTTGAGCCACTTTCGTTTTTACCGCCAATTTATGCTACAACAAATGGTGTTACAGCAATAGTTTTGGTTTGGGCTGTAATTGCTATTAAAAATGGAAAACGTGAGTTGCACGAGCGCTTAATGACTTTTGCTATTGGTTTGTCAGTAGCTTTTTTAGTAATGTATGTTGCTTATCATATGACGGCTGATTCAACTAAATTTGGAGATTTAAATCATGATGGAATTCTTGATTTGACAGAAACGGTTAAAATTGGTGCATTACGTTATGTGTATTTCTTTATTTTAATAACCCATATTTTATTGTCTATTGTGATTATTCCGTTAGTATTAATTACTTACGTGAGAGCTCTTGCAAAACGATTTGACAGACATAAAAAAATAGCTAAAATAACTTTCCCGCTTTGGTTATACGTTGCGGTAACGGGTGTTGTAGTTTACTTAATGATTGCTCCTTATTATGCGCACTAA